A genome region from Betaproteobacteria bacterium includes the following:
- a CDS encoding GreA/GreB family elongation factor, which yields MKRLETVEVVDHQGRQHEQVFFGATVTIADAAGGERTLSIVGIDEVDPARGRVSWISPVARALLKTREGDVVNLRTPAGTEQIEVVEIRYESLP from the coding sequence GATGAAGCGGCTGGAGACGGTCGAGGTCGTCGACCACCAGGGCCGGCAGCACGAGCAGGTGTTCTTCGGCGCGACCGTCACCATTGCCGACGCGGCGGGCGGCGAGCGCACGCTCTCCATCGTCGGCATCGACGAGGTCGACCCGGCGCGCGGGCGCGTGTCCTGGATCTCGCCCGTTGCGCGGGCGCTCCTCAAGACGCGCGAGGGCGATGTCGTCAACCTGCGCACACCTGCGGGGACGGAGCAGATCGAGGTCGTCGAGATTCGCTACGAATCCCTGCCGTGA